Proteins encoded together in one Solanum lycopersicum chromosome 7, SLM_r2.1 window:
- the LOC101260244 gene encoding 1-phosphatidylinositol-3-phosphate 5-kinase FAB1B: MDTPENKKLSEIVDVVKLWMPRKTEAQVSVSRDFWMPDQSCRVCYECDSQFTVFNRRHHCRLCGRVFCAKCASNSIPVSNEEPKAGQEDGDRIRVCSFCFKKWQQGLATVDSRMNLPCPGLSPSPSTTSLASSQSGCTCNSGSSGSSTVYPTGPYQYVPCSSCQSASQSAQLGQAALQQDQATSMGNPEFSHFISCYRSDDEDDDYGVCGSHSEPRHFTATDVYYGAFNYKEMNDICGPNNGQPAEIESSSVNSSSLTENCEWKNSEGMKELAKEIDSCINRVEHEEPPPYDVNDTDNAPVDFESSYLLWLPPEPETEEDDRESLSFDEDDDCSEEAPGEWGYMDSSWNLADGEYHNRSTAEHRKAMKNVVDGHFKSLIVQLLQVEHIPPAEEDNSESWSEIVTSLSWEAATLLKPDMSQNGGMDPCGYVKIKCIASGHRRESMVVKGVVCKKNVAHRRMNSKFKKPRLLILGGALEYQRVANHLSSFDTLLQQEMDHLKMAVAKIDAHHPNILLVEKSVSRFAQEYLLVKNISLVLNVKRPLLERIARCTGAQVVPSIDNLTTPKLGYCDSFHVDKFVEEHGSAGQAGKKLTKTLMFFEGCPKPFGCTILLKGANGDDLKKIKRVIQYGVFAAYHLALETSFLADEGASLPELPLKSPLKVALPDKPSTMQRSISVIPGFSVPVAQRPHDHHSPGTPSHSSTKPLSGITSPSNSAPMLVEQSSFPECYNSLPSATTASNNVDFSDCPNSSHHSRRQFSDQADGRNEMAPNDPHEASPLDRGEDARNDYILNFPSNSLRDTGSFSHVVGGFRTVHLSSELVLPEFDNSYFEELGSLQQDYPSSPSDQLIIVVCLSTRCVWKGTVCEPPHISRIKFYGITDMPLGRFLRDRLFDENFRCPSCEMPPEAHVRCYTHRQGSLTISVKKLPECILPGEQEGKIWMWHRCLRCPRDNGFPPPTRRVVMSNAAWGLSFGKFLELSFSNHAAASRVASCGHLLHRDCLRFYGFGKMVACFRYAPVHVYSVFLPPPKLEFSYDNQEWIQKEGDEVRRRANALFAEVSKVLHVKLEKFSVDSSLKAPKTSEQITEMEEILEKEKTEFEGLLRKALSREIKVGQPTVDILEINQLRRQLVFHAYLWDRRLIHLSSSHGKNSRTPGSLTQLKEKPLSSSEELPERTAILRPGKSLGSYDSALQNVKTEITSSEGRHGQIPDGVHERLTTDENLTHGKDCEIFCAIRNTGDGNVLEPGKNVRRVLSDAKFPSVGSLSDTLDAAWTGESHLAIKEHNSAFPGSFVVDSTALTGVSANTDVERSLCDKNGAEIPHLSAKSDNTDYLTWATAHFSNFYRSFNKNITANPQYVAKLNEHNPVYILSFSELLHQGGARLLTAVGENDIVIPVYDDEPTSIISYALVSPDYRNQMSDESQNLKENHKFSASLSFLDSLNLLPLHSVDGVVSESPRSFGSTNESMSSGYSSRSSNMDPPAYINALHARISFSDDGPPGKVKYTVTCYYAKQFETLRKSCCPNESDFIRSLSRCKKWGAQGGKSNVFFAKTLDDRFIIKQVTKTELESFIKFAPAYFKYLSDSIASGSPTCLAKILGIYQVTSKHLKGGKESRMDVLVMENLLFKRNITRLYDLKGSSRSRYNPDSSGSNKVLLDQNLIEAMPTSPIFVGTQAKRLLQRAVWNDTSFLASIDVMDYSLLVGVDEKKQELVLGIIDFMRQYTWDKHLETWVKASGILGGPKNAAPTVISPKQYKIRFRKAMSTYFLMVPDEWPT, from the exons ATGGACACGCCTGAAAATAAGAAGCTATCTGAGATAGTTGACGTAGTAAAATTATGGATGCCGAGAAAGACAGAGGCGCAGGTGAGTGTGTCCAGAGATTTCTGGATGCCCGACCAGAGCTGTAGGGTGTGCTATGAGTGTGACTCTCAGTTTACTGTGTTTAACCGTCGACATCATTGCCGTCTCTGTGGCCGAGTTTTCTGTGCAAAATGTGCATCGAACTCTATTCCTGTCTCAAATGAGGAGCCCAAGGCCGGCCAGGAAGATGGAGACAGGATTAGAGTATGTAGCTTCTGTTTTAAGAAATGGCAGCAGGGCTTAGCTACGGTTGATAGTAGGATGAACCTTCCTTGTCCGGGACTCAGTCCATCTCCTTCCACAACAAGTTTGGCCAGCAGCCAGTCTGGCTGTACTTGTAATAGTGGTAGTAGCGGTAGTTCAACTGTTTACCCCACAGGACCATATCAATATGTACCATGCAGCTCATGTCAAAGTGCTTCTCAATCAGCTCAGTTGGGTCAGGCAGCTCTCCAGCAAGATCAAGCAACATCTATGGGGAATCCAGAATTCAGTCATTTTATCTCTTGCTACAG GagtgatgatgaagatgatgattacGGTGTGTGTGGATCACATTCTGAGCCAAGACACTTTACTGCAACAGATGTCTATTATGGTGCTTTCAACTACAAGGAGATGAATGATATCTGTGGACCAAACAATGGTCAACCTGCTGAGATTGAATCAAGTAGTGTAAATTCCTCATCACTGACAGAGAACTGTGAATGGAAGAACTCAGAAGGGATGAAAGAACTTGCAAAAGAAATAGATAGTTGTATCAATCGTGTCGAGCATGAAGAGCCTCCTCCTTATGATGTGAATGACACAGATAATGCACCTGTTGATTTTGAGAGTAGTTATTTACTCTGGTTGCCACCAGAGCCAGAAACAGAAGAGGATGATAGAGAatctctttcatttgatgaggatgatgattgTAGTGAAGAAGCGCCAGGGGAATGGGGTTATATGGATTCATCATGGAACTTAGCTGATGGAGAGTACCATAATAGGTCAACCGCGGAGCATAGGAAGGCAATGAAAAATGTGGTTGATGGACATTTTAAATCTTTGATTGTGCAGCTTTTGCAAGTTGAACATATTCCTCCAGCTGAGGAGGATAATAGTGAGAGTTGGTCGGAGATAGTCACATCTTTATCCTGGGAAGCTGCCACACTCCTAAAGCCTGACATGAGTCAGAATGGAGGAATGGATCCTTGTGGATATGTGAAGATTAAATGCATTGCAAGTGGACATCGTAGAGAAAG TATGGTGGTTAAAGGCGTTGTTTGTAAGAAAAATGTGGCGCACCGACGAATgaactcaaaattcaaaaagcCTAGACTCCTAATTCTTGGAGGAGCACTGGAATATCAAAGGGTGGCTAATCACTTGTCAAGTTTTGACACTTTATTGCAGCAG GAAATGGACCATCTGAAGATGGCTGTTGCAAAGATTGATGCTCATCATCCAAACATTTTGTTAGTAGAGAAATCAGTATCTCGATTTGCGCAGGAATACCTGCTTGTGAAAAACATATCTCTAGTTCTCAATGTGAAGCGGCCGCTTTTAGAGCGTATTGCCCGTTGTACAGGTGCACAAGTAGTCCCTTCAATTGATAATCTTACAACGCCAAAGTTAGGGTACTGTGATTCATTTCATGTTGATAAGTTTGTGGAAGAGCATGGTAGTGCTGGGCAAGCTGGAAAGAAACTGACAAAGACCTTGATGTTTTTCGAAGGATGCCCAAAGCCTTTTGGCTGTACT ATTTTGCTCAAGGGTGCCAATGGGGAcgatttgaagaaaataaaacgTGTTATCCAATATGGAGTTTTTGCTGCTTATCACCTGGCTCTGGAGACATCTTTTCTTGCAGATGAAGGTGCTTCCTTGCCAGAGCTCCCTTTGAAGTCCCCACTTAAAGTTGCATTGCCTGATAAGCCATCAACTATGCAAAGATCCATTTCTGTCATTCCTGGTTTCTCCGTACCAGTAGCCCAGAGACCGCACGATCACCATTCTCCTGGCACACCATCTCATTCCTCAACCAAACCGTTGTCTGGTATTACATCACCATCCAATAGTGCTCCAATGCTTGTTGAACAGTCAAGTTTTCCCGAATGTTATAACTCATTACCTAGTGCTACAACTGCCTCAAATAATGTCGACTTTTCTGATTGTCCTAATTCCTCGCATCATTCGAGGCGTCAGTTCTCAGATCAAGCTGATGGGAGGAATGAAATGGCTCCAAATGACCCTCATGAAGCATCTCCACTAGACAGAGGTGAAGATGCAAGAAATGATTATATACTTAATTTTCCTAGCAATTCCTTGAGGGATACTGGTAGCTTTTCTCATGTTGTGGGAGGTTTTCGCACGGTACACTTATCTTCAGAATTGGTGCTACCAGAATTTGATAATAGTTACTTCGAGGAGTTAGGGTCACTACAGCAAGATTATCCTTCCTCACCTTCCGACCAACTGATTATTGTAGTATGCCTTTCAACACGCTGTGTTTGGAAAGGAACTGTTTGTGAGCCACCTCATATTTCTCGAATAAAATTTTATGGGATTACCGATATGCCTTTGGGACGGTTTTTACGAGACCGGTTGTTTGATGAG AATTTTAGGTGTCCCTCATGTGAAATGCCTCCAGAAGCACATGTTCGTTGCTATACTCATCGGCAAGGCAGCCTCACAATTTCTGTAAAGAAGCTACCTGAATGTATCTTGCCAGGAGAACAGGAAGGAAAGATATGGATGTGGCACAGATGTCTGCGATGTCCTCGGGACAATGGTTTCCCTCCTCCAACCAGGAGGGTAGTAATGTCTAATGCTGCTTGGGGGTTGTCATTTGGGAAATTTTTGGAACTCAGTTTTTCAAATCATGCAGCAGCGAGCAGGGTTGCAAGTTGTGGTCATCTTCTTCACCGGGACTGTCTCCGGTTCTATGG GTTTGGGAAAATGGTAGCTTGTTTTCGATATGCTCCTGTTCATGTTTATTCTGTCTTTCTCCCACCTCCAAAACTCGAATTTAGCTATGATAATCAGGAGTGGATTCAGAAAGAAGGTGATGAG GTGCGCAGAAGGGCTAATGCGTTGTTTGCTGAGGTGTCCAAAGTTCTTCATGTCAAGTTGGAAAAATTCTCTGTTGATAGCAGCTTGAAAGCACCCAAGACAAGTGAGCAGATCACAGAGATGGAAGAAATATTAGAGAAGGAGAAAACTGAGTTTGAG GGATTATTACGCAAGGCACTTAGCAGGGAGATCAAAGTTGGTCAGCCTACAGTTGACATCCTTGAGATAAATCAACTGAGAAGGCAGTTGGTTTTTCATGCTTATCTATGGGACAGACGTTTGATACATCTTTCCAGTTCTCATGGTAAAAATTCCCGAACTCCGGGCAGTTTGACACAACTGAAGGAGAAACCCCTCAGCTCTAGTGAGGAACTTCCTGAAAGGACTGCAATTTTGAGACCTGGAAAAAGTTTGGGGAGCTATGATTCAGCTCTTCAGAATGTGAAGACTGAAATAACATCTAGTGAAGGAAGACATGGTCAGATTCCTGATGGGGTTCACGAAAGATTGACTACTGATGAGAACCTAACTCACGGGAAAGACTGCGAGATTTTCTGTGCTATAAGAAATACAGGAGATGGTAATGTACTGGAACCTGGAAAAAATGTCAGACGTGTTCTTTCAGATGCAAAGTTCCCGTCTGTGGGAAGTTTATCCGACACTCTTGATGCTGCATGGACCGGTGAAAGCCACCTGGCTATTAAAGAGCATAACAGTGCATTTCCAGGTTCGTTCGTTGTAGATTCTACTGCTTTGACTGGAGTTTCAGCAAATACAGATGTCGAAAGGTCTCTGTGTGACAAAAATGGGGCTGAAATACCTCATTTATCTGCTAAGTCTGACAACACAGATTACCTGACCTGGGCAACGGCACATTTCTCAAATTTCTATCGTTCGTTCAACAAGAATATCACAGCAAATCCACAATATGTTGCTAAATTGAATGAGCATAATCCTGTTTATATCTTGTCGTTTAGCGAATTGCTACATCAAGGTGGTGCCAGGCTTCTTACAGCTGTTGGTGAAAATGACATTGTTATTCCAGTTTATGATGATGAGCCGACAAGTATCATCTCATATGCACTTGTCTCACCAGATTACCGCAATCAAATGTCAGATGAATCTCAAAACCTGAAAGAAAATCACAAGTTTTCAGCTTCTTTGTCATTTCTGGATTCATTAAATCTACTTCCGCTTCACTCTGTGGATGGAGTAGTTTCGGAATCTCCAAGAAGTTTTGGATCTACCAACGAAAGCATGTCATCGGGTTATAGTTCTCGCAGCTCAAACATGGATCCACCAGCATATATTAATGCTTTGCATGCCCGAATATCTTTCTCAGATGATGGCCCTCCTGGAAAGGTTAAGTACACAGTCACCTGCTATTATGCGAAGCAATTCGAGACCTTGAGAAAGTCTTGTTGCCCCAATGAATCAGACTTTATACGTTCCCTTAGCCGATGCAAAAAATGGGGTGCTCAGGGTGGGAAGAGCAATGTTTTCTTTGCCAAAACCTTGGACGACCGATTTATCATCAAGCAGGTAACGAAGACAGAGTTGGAGTCATTTATCAAGTTTGCACCAGCTTACTTTAAGTATTTATCTGACTCAATAGCTAGTGGGAGCCCAACTTGCTTGGCAAAGATTCTGGGGATCTACCAG GTTACATCAAAGCATCTCAAAGGTGGGAAAGAATCAAGAATGGATGTGCTTGTTATGGAAAATCTTCTTTTTAAGCGCAACATCACTAGACTGTATGACCTCAAAGGGTCGTCTCGATCACGCTATAATCCAGATTCAAGTGGAAGTAACAAAGTTTTACTTGATCAGAACTTGATTGAAGCAATGCCAACTTCTCCGATTTTTGTGGGAACGCAAGCTAAGCGGCTGCTGCAGAGAGCTGTGTGGAATGATACTTCATTTCTAGCG TCAATAGATGTGATGGATTACTCATTACTAGTTGGGGTGGATGAGAAGAAGCAGGAACTGGTGCTTGGTATTATTGATTTCATGAGACAGTATACGTGGGACAAGCATCTCGAGACTTGGGTAAAGGCTTCAGGTATTCTAGGTGGGCCGAAGAATGCAGCCCCAACGGTGATTTCTCCAAAGCAATACAAAATAAGATTCAGGAAAGCAATGTCTACATACTTTCTGATGGTGCCAGATGAGTGGCCTACATGA